From the genome of Deinococcus betulae, one region includes:
- a CDS encoding heme/hemin ABC transporter substrate-binding protein, with protein MKGKLLALTALALLSAASAASIKGADGVTVEVTNPKRVVALNATTVELIYRLGKQATIVGTDITGTYPPNKIPSVGHWAQLPAEGIIALKPDVVIGTADNFAMPSNVKTVEQLRAAGVKVLVLPASDRGGLDGVKARLNMLGQVYNVQSAATSLSKSFDTTMQAVKANQPKTAPKVVFLYAHGPASGMLYGTDGGANELITLAGGKNAATFKDTKELTAEALVAMNPDAIIMLTRGMEAVGNLDAVLKMPGVAQTNAGRNRRVYTVDDSVRWIGPRLPEFALKLAREWKADFR; from the coding sequence GTGAAAGGGAAACTTCTGGCTCTGACGGCTCTCGCTCTGCTCTCTGCCGCTTCTGCGGCGTCCATTAAGGGCGCCGACGGCGTGACGGTGGAAGTGACCAACCCCAAGCGCGTGGTCGCGCTGAACGCCACCACCGTGGAACTGATTTACCGCCTCGGCAAGCAGGCCACGATTGTCGGCACCGACATCACCGGCACCTACCCGCCCAACAAGATTCCCAGCGTGGGCCACTGGGCGCAGCTGCCCGCCGAAGGCATCATTGCCCTGAAGCCGGACGTGGTGATTGGCACCGCCGATAACTTCGCCATGCCCAGCAACGTCAAGACGGTTGAGCAGCTGCGCGCGGCCGGCGTCAAGGTGCTGGTGCTGCCCGCCAGCGACCGTGGCGGCCTGGACGGCGTCAAGGCCCGCCTGAACATGCTGGGCCAGGTCTATAACGTGCAGAGCGCGGCCACCAGCCTGAGCAAGAGCTTTGACACTACCATGCAGGCCGTGAAGGCCAACCAGCCCAAGACGGCGCCCAAGGTGGTCTTTCTGTACGCCCACGGCCCCGCCAGCGGCATGCTGTACGGCACCGACGGCGGCGCCAACGAGCTGATTACCCTGGCCGGCGGCAAGAACGCCGCGACCTTCAAAGACACCAAGGAGCTGACCGCCGAAGCTCTGGTGGCCATGAACCCCGACGCCATCATCATGCTGACCCGCGGCATGGAAGCGGTGGGCAACCTGGACGCCGTGCTGAAGATGCCCGGCGTGGCCCAGACCAACGCGGGGCGCAACCGCCGCGTCTACACCGTGGACGACTCGGTTCGCTGGATTGGGCCGCGTCTGCCCGAGTTCGCGCTGAAGCTCGCCCGCGAGTGGAAGGCCGACTTCCGTTGA
- a CDS encoding FecCD family ABC transporter permease, whose amino-acid sequence MTAAAAPVLSRQRTRAALVLLALPLLLVGAVVLAVGTGAVPITPGQVLSILLAPLGVSPLQGYDEQQAAVLWAIRLPRVALGILVGAGLAIAGAAMQGLFRNPLADPGLLGISSGASLAAAMSVVLGFHAFGMYSLPAAAFVGSLLSTALIYLLSQDRGRVNVTTMLLAGIAINALCGAGTGLMTFLATDEQLRTITFWNLGSLGGATWPTVLSALPLIMLGVLVLPLTARALNAFMLGESGAAHLGIPVQGVKWLIVTLVALSVGAGVAVAGTIGFVGLVVPHLLRLVTGPNHRTLLPASALLGATLLVLADLVSRTVAVPAEVPIGIVTALLGAPFFLYLLRQGRRETGL is encoded by the coding sequence TTGACCGCTGCCGCCGCCCCGGTCCTGAGCCGTCAGCGCACGCGGGCGGCCCTGGTGCTGCTGGCGCTGCCGCTGCTGCTGGTCGGCGCGGTGGTGCTGGCGGTGGGCACGGGCGCGGTGCCGATTACGCCAGGGCAGGTGCTCAGCATCCTGCTGGCGCCGCTGGGCGTATCCCCCCTGCAAGGCTACGATGAGCAGCAGGCCGCCGTGCTGTGGGCCATTCGCCTGCCGCGCGTGGCCCTGGGCATTCTGGTGGGCGCGGGCCTGGCGATAGCGGGGGCCGCCATGCAGGGCCTGTTCCGCAACCCTCTGGCCGACCCTGGCCTGCTGGGCATCTCCAGTGGGGCCAGCCTGGCGGCTGCCATGAGCGTGGTGCTGGGCTTTCACGCCTTTGGCATGTATTCGCTGCCCGCTGCGGCCTTTGTGGGGTCCCTGCTGTCCACAGCCCTGATCTACCTGCTGTCGCAGGACCGGGGCCGGGTCAACGTGACCACCATGCTGCTGGCCGGTATTGCGATCAACGCGCTGTGCGGCGCCGGCACCGGCCTGATGACCTTTCTGGCCACCGACGAACAGCTGCGCACCATCACCTTCTGGAACCTGGGGTCGCTGGGCGGGGCCACCTGGCCCACCGTGCTCAGCGCCCTACCTCTGATTATGCTGGGCGTCTTGGTGCTGCCCCTGACGGCCCGCGCCCTCAACGCCTTCATGCTGGGCGAGAGCGGCGCGGCGCACCTGGGGATTCCGGTGCAGGGCGTCAAGTGGCTGATTGTGACCCTGGTGGCCCTCAGCGTGGGCGCGGGTGTGGCGGTGGCGGGCACCATCGGCTTTGTGGGCCTGGTCGTGCCGCACCTGCTGCGGCTGGTCACCGGCCCCAACCACCGCACGCTGCTGCCAGCCTCGGCGCTGCTGGGGGCCACGCTGCTGGTCTTGGCCGATCTGGTGTCACGCACCGTGGCCGTGCCGGCTGAGGTGCCCATCGGCATCGTGACGGCCCTGCTGGGCGCGCCGTTCTTCCTGTACCTGCTGCGCCAGGGCCGGCGGGAGACGGGCCTATGA
- the ddrC gene encoding DNA damage response protein DdrC: MKNAPLTLDFGTVRLPVSADGLLHAASALNQLGVTEDRHTATCAALELDLETRDYGAGAEAALSIPDFTRLAFTLETPQARRWRKRAQDLLTRALQGDVRLSAQIAERNPDPEARRWLASRLESTHARRELISTVARHGGAGPVYGQLGSISNRSVLGTNSAAIRRERGVKQTRDGLSSTELLRLAYLDTATTRAIQERGAHGNAAILKLHEYVARRERLGWETPLPTQAS; this comes from the coding sequence ATGAAGAACGCTCCGCTGACCCTCGATTTTGGCACCGTCCGGTTGCCCGTCAGTGCGGACGGCCTCCTACACGCCGCCTCGGCCCTGAATCAACTGGGAGTAACTGAAGACCGCCATACCGCCACCTGCGCCGCGCTGGAACTGGACCTTGAAACGCGCGATTACGGTGCAGGGGCCGAAGCGGCCCTGAGCATTCCCGACTTCACCCGCCTGGCCTTTACGCTGGAGACCCCGCAGGCGCGGCGCTGGCGCAAGCGGGCGCAGGATCTGCTGACGCGCGCCTTGCAAGGCGACGTGCGCCTGTCGGCCCAGATTGCCGAGCGCAACCCTGACCCCGAAGCGCGGCGCTGGCTGGCCTCCCGCCTGGAAAGCACCCACGCCCGCCGCGAACTGATAAGCACCGTGGCTCGCCACGGCGGCGCCGGACCGGTGTACGGCCAGCTGGGCAGCATCAGCAACCGCAGCGTGCTGGGCACCAACAGCGCCGCCATTCGCCGCGAGCGGGGCGTCAAACAGACCCGCGACGGCCTGAGCAGCACCGAACTGCTGCGCCTGGCTTATCTGGACACGGCCACCACCCGCGCCATTCAGGAGCGAGGCGCCCACGGCAACGCGGCCATCTTGAAGCTGCACGAATATGTCGCCCGCCGGGAGCGGCTGGGCTGGGAAACCCCACTGCCCACGCAAGCGAGCTAA
- a CDS encoding LptF/LptG family permease: MPPILIRLVLAEVTRWYAAGVALFLSLQLVDALSSTVAKLLMYRPPIEKAAAAFFSIAPSILNKSLVLAVPFAILLAFSRMQRDSELKAISAGGVPPLRLVWPLALPFLLVAALAYVNGDRLVPAGLARWDTAWFNIYSIPVPPTTQKRYTYAPPGALYYAGSVVSDGNGQTAQLQGVMVQIGQKTLTASIGTWDSGKRTWTLLSPWISLPGQNPRQATAPVTVPQADTLRRPPAAAEQTPTAELRARTTDARLLPADRRDAAFQLTRRVADPLTAVVFALAAGALGLLLRNRAAAFAAVLVFLVGFYALWATVPGLARAGALDPALAAWLPNLAFLLLAAALTWRLR; encoded by the coding sequence GTGCCGCCCATCCTCATTCGCCTCGTTCTGGCCGAGGTCACCCGCTGGTATGCGGCCGGCGTGGCGCTGTTTCTGTCGCTGCAACTGGTAGACGCGCTGAGCAGCACCGTCGCCAAGCTGCTGATGTACCGCCCGCCTATCGAAAAAGCCGCCGCCGCCTTTTTCAGCATTGCCCCCAGCATCCTCAACAAAAGTCTGGTGCTGGCCGTTCCCTTCGCCATCCTGCTGGCGTTTTCGCGGATGCAGCGCGACAGCGAGCTCAAGGCCATCAGTGCCGGGGGCGTGCCGCCGCTGCGGCTGGTGTGGCCGCTGGCCCTGCCCTTTTTATTAGTGGCGGCGCTGGCGTACGTGAACGGGGACCGGCTGGTGCCGGCTGGACTGGCGCGCTGGGACACCGCCTGGTTCAACATCTACAGCATTCCGGTGCCGCCCACCACGCAGAAACGCTACACCTACGCGCCGCCCGGCGCCCTGTACTACGCGGGCAGCGTGGTCAGCGACGGCAATGGGCAAACGGCCCAGCTGCAAGGGGTCATGGTGCAGATTGGCCAGAAAACGCTGACGGCCAGCATCGGGACCTGGGACAGCGGCAAGCGCACCTGGACCCTCCTGAGCCCCTGGATCAGCCTGCCGGGCCAGAATCCCCGGCAGGCCACCGCGCCGGTGACGGTGCCGCAGGCCGACACCCTGCGCCGCCCCCCCGCCGCCGCCGAGCAGACGCCCACGGCCGAACTGCGGGCCCGCACCACTGACGCGCGCCTATTGCCCGCTGACCGGCGTGACGCGGCCTTTCAGCTGACCCGCCGCGTGGCCGACCCCCTGACGGCTGTGGTCTTTGCCCTGGCTGCGGGCGCCCTGGGCCTGCTGCTGCGCAACCGCGCCGCCGCCTTTGCCGCCGTGCTGGTGTTTCTGGTAGGGTTTTACGCCCTGTGGGCCACCGTGCCGGGTCTGGCGCGGGCCGGCGCTCTGGACCCGGCGCTGGCCGCGTGGCTGCCCAATCTGGCCTTTTTGCTGCTGGCCGCTGCACTGACCTGGAGGCTGCGGTGA
- a CDS encoding heme ABC transporter ATP-binding protein → MREAAVLDPQTTPVPVQTPAATLVRVTELEYEVAGRTLLRQVSLSLQAGELLVVLGRNGAGKSTLLKHLTGELGRRGVELFGQALPEWRGAELARRRAVLPQQTPVSFAYEVLDVVLLGRIPHGRNETPADRAIAAACLARVGLAGYEGRNIQTLSGGEQQRVHLARTLAQLEGTPGDRVLLLDEPTASLDLAHQHATLRLARDLCAQGVGVLAVLHDLNLAAQYADRVLLLSDGAVLTCDTPSAALTRDHIHAAYGHEVLVTRHPCLDCPLIVSAQ, encoded by the coding sequence ATGAGGGAGGCCGCTGTGCTGGATCCCCAGACCACGCCGGTTCCTGTCCAGACTCCGGCGGCCACCCTGGTTCGCGTCACCGAACTGGAATATGAGGTGGCGGGCCGCACGCTGCTGCGGCAGGTGTCGCTGTCGCTTCAGGCTGGCGAACTGCTGGTGGTGCTGGGGCGCAACGGCGCTGGCAAAAGCACACTCCTGAAGCACCTGACCGGCGAACTGGGCCGGCGCGGGGTGGAGCTGTTTGGCCAGGCGCTGCCCGAATGGCGCGGCGCCGAGCTGGCCAGGCGCCGCGCCGTGCTGCCGCAGCAGACGCCCGTGTCTTTTGCCTATGAAGTGCTGGACGTGGTGCTGCTGGGCCGCATTCCCCACGGACGAAATGAAACTCCGGCTGACCGCGCCATTGCCGCCGCCTGCCTGGCGCGGGTGGGCCTGGCCGGCTACGAGGGCCGCAATATTCAGACTCTCTCGGGCGGCGAGCAGCAGCGGGTCCATCTGGCGCGCACGCTGGCGCAGCTGGAGGGCACGCCGGGCGACCGGGTGCTGCTGCTGGACGAACCCACCGCCAGCCTCGATCTCGCGCACCAGCACGCCACCCTGCGCCTGGCACGCGACCTCTGCGCGCAGGGCGTGGGGGTGCTGGCCGTGCTGCACGACCTAAATCTGGCCGCGCAGTACGCCGACCGGGTGCTGCTGCTCTCGGACGGCGCCGTGCTGACCTGCGATACCCCCAGTGCCGCCCTTACCCGTGACCATATTCACGCCGCTTACGGCCACGAGGTGCTGGTCACCCGTCACCCCTGCCTGGACTGCCCCCTGATTGTCAGCGCCCAGTAG
- a CDS encoding antibiotic biosynthesis monooxygenase family protein, producing MLTVMNRIRVHPDYADAFEERFRTRAGLVDTMPGFIRNEVLRPAQPGKPYIVLTYWESREAFEAWTTSDAFKQGHARSGSLPKEAFDGPSELEIHEVFLNSDTRPQGEPA from the coding sequence ATGCTGACTGTGATGAACCGAATCCGGGTGCACCCCGACTACGCCGACGCTTTCGAGGAGCGGTTCCGCACCCGCGCGGGGCTGGTGGACACCATGCCCGGCTTTATTCGCAACGAGGTGCTGCGCCCCGCCCAGCCGGGCAAACCCTACATCGTGCTGACGTACTGGGAGAGCCGCGAGGCCTTTGAAGCCTGGACCACGTCCGACGCTTTCAAGCAGGGCCACGCCCGCAGCGGCAGCCTGCCCAAGGAAGCCTTTGACGGCCCCAGCGAACTGGAAATCCACGAAGTGTTTCTGAACAGTGACACCCGGCCGCAAGGAGAGCCCGCATGA